Genomic window (Lycium barbarum isolate Lr01 chromosome 2, ASM1917538v2, whole genome shotgun sequence):
ACAGGTTctgaaaatagatttttttttttaaagaatactTCCTCCTATAATGAATCTTATATGGCGTGAATCTAGATTACTCGAAGTCCCAAATTGAAAATCGGACCCCGTAGGAAACAAAAGAAAActttaaacaaacaaaaataacTACTAATGCATGATATTTGGATAATTAATTTGTAGCGGAATAATCTGCCATGTTAACTAAGTGCAAACGTGCGATTTGGCTGTTGTACCAAAAACATATGATCATTAATAATATAAGAATTAATAGTACACAAGCTATAGATTCTTGATTAATTGTTCAATTTAACGAAACTAATTAAATCACCGTCTTAAATTTCTTTGCAAGAGTGGGTCAAATTGGATTACCAGTCAACTTCAGTTATCTGAAGACCAGATCACACGGGAAAAAGTGCAGCTGCCATTTGATTAATCCAGCTTTTAGTTTATGAATGTAACAAGTTTATAAAACattatattataaaaaataaatcaatTACACCTATATCAAAAAATAAAAACCAATCAAAATGCTTAATTCCGTCTCAATAAACACACGCGCTTAGACGGATCCAGCATTTAGACCTGATGAATTCAACCTTCAAAGATTCTTAGCATTGAATTCATTGTACTTTTATAATCAGGGTTTCAAACTAAGTATTTGTTAAGTTTTAGTGAGTTTTCACATATCTATGCTCAGAGTCAAAAATATCAAATTCAAATAAGACAATTTTGTTGTATATTAACTTTTAATCTCCTTATAGTCACAAAGGTAGTCAAAAGTCATTTTTTAAATTATAAGTTCCTATTTTTCCGCCACTAATTATATAATGTGGAGGGACAGCAGTGGACACACACAGCAAACGTAGGTTGTCCAAATTTGTATCAAATCATATTTCTGGAATAGCTAGGCTTTTTTTTGCTGCCATGGTCAATTCACACCCTAGATATGGGAATTTAGACCCAACTCCCTTTGTCTtggtcaaaatattattttaatttatcAGTACCTCTACGTTGTATTTTTCCTCTTACACAATTGTTTTCTTCTTACAGCTTAGCTGTTGCTACCGCGTGAATTGTGGTTCCACATGTCCAGATAATTGTCTAACCAGTTACCCCCACCACTTAACACCAAACATATTATACCTAAATATTCGCGCAAGCTTAAATTAGTTAGTTTGACATAAAATGCGGATGCATATAAAGTTTTGCCATTACAAAATTTTAGTCCCTTGTGTTTGTAGGATCCATTTTTATGGAATTCAGGTTAATGGAATTGATGATTGGCTTACAAGTTgctaagctgttttcagcttttttgagtgtttggctggcgcttaaagtcattttgtgcttaaaataagctcaaaaaaataattgggcccatttaaaGCAGCTtatcaacttattttttttagcttataagctgcaaacaacttataggcttaagcccatccaaacaggctcattgTTAGAATTACCTGTTTCGTTCTTACAGGACTAGAATATAAACTGAAAAATAAATGTGCAAGATCTAAATGGAAGAATAAGAAGTGAAAACATAACTAGCATAGATTAGCATTTTGGAGGAAAATTTTCAGTTTGCACATCAAAAGGAGAAACATGATGGGAGTCGCGCAAAACTATCTTTCCTAAATTTTATGTACTCTactaaactaatcatccatcaATGCCTTGTTCTGAATCTTGATTCAACCCCCTTGTTGTTGTTCTGCTGTTATCTACTGAAACTTACCCGACAAAATATTAGACAAAGAAGTGCAGCAACATTCTTTTCTCCTGCAAAAGTCACCAGTTGTTCATTAGAGAGACAAATTAACATATGGCCAAGGACAACCATAAAACTTGTTAGTTGTTAGAGTCCACTGAGAATACAAGAAAGTGACACATTGTTATTATAGACATGGATAATAAGGACAATGGCCCTCAAAAGCCAATTATATGGTGTTGTTTAATCTCTAGTAGCTTAGCATATATGTGATCATGTTTCCCATTTTTCATCCATAATTAATGTGCTAGAATTGACATATTTAGTTCTTTAGTTATTCTTGCACATTGTCTCCAGCTAGTATACAATAAAACTAGCTGTAAGCCTGTAAGTATAGTTGTCTGCAGACTATACACAACATTGCAAGTTAGATCtttataaatatcatgaataatTTAAATCAAGAATTGTAAATTCAACAGAGATGAACATTAATAAATGGATCcattataaatatcatgaatattTTAAATCAACGCACATGATCTTTATAAATATCATGGATAATTTAAATCAAGAATTGTAAATTCAACAGAGATGAAAATTAATAAATGGATCCATTATATATTGTGTTGAAGATGTAACTATATTGCCTTTTCCCCCCTAAAATCCAATTACAGAAGCTCATTGTTTTGTCTTATGCAAAGTGTAAAACATACTGTATATTTATGTCCTTGAACTCCCAAAATATGACTTCAATAGAATAAAAAAGTTCTCGTTCATTGTAAGTTCAATATAAATCATATTCTTAGAAGCATTATGTACCTGGCTTACTAAAAGCCTTCACTGCTTGAGGTTTCAGTACTGTCACTCTCACTGGCATTCCTTACTCTTATGATATACACCTAtcaaaggaaaagaaagagtTAGCCAAAAATTTCCAAGTAAGAGCCTCAAAATGATAAATGTGGCAAAGAATTGAAATATTGAtcaaaatttcaaagcaatcgtGTCAACAAAGTTATTGTACAATTCGAAACAACACATTATTGGACATGTTGTTTTGCATCTCAACTTTCCTGAACATGAAATTTGAGGTAAAGATGTTCAATGACAAACTCTCAAACATCCTTTTTAAGAAGGGTCACCTTAAATTTAGTAGGACGTATCAAATGGAACAAAATTGCATCTCCATCGGACAAGTCATGATCCACAGCAAACTTCTTCCATCCACCACTAAGTCCATTTTTTTGGGCCAAGTATACTGTTGGCCACTCTTCTCCCCTTTCATCTATTAAAGTGATAGTGTCATCTCTTCTTGGAAGATTCTTCCTGCAGAAATTAGATGGCAGACCCTGCATTATGAGTTGCAAAAGAGTTAGTATGCGCCAAGTTGGGGTCGCCTATATGGATCCTCACTGTCGGTGTCGTTCCAATTAAGCATCCTCCATTTTCATTCTATTTAATTCGATGATCGAATCACACAGCAGGTTGGCGGCAGTAAATACTTAACCACAACAATAGAAAAGACTATAAAATCCTCAAAAGATTGCAACAATATTGCTTAACTCATTGTGTGGGCAATACATCCTGCATCCAGTTATTCCTAGCAGGCTTTCAGAGACATAAAGAGAAGATTTAGGAAGTTCATATTTTTGTAAACCTCAGAAAGTACAGATCACCCTATTGTGATAAGGTTATTGCAAAAAACACACTTATATACTAGGGATTTTTACGCAAATAGCCGGCAGGATTCACTGATACATTTCTTAGCTGATATCAATAGATTATACATTGATATACACGGTTATACACatactatatatgtatacatatattatacatccacCGGCTATATTTAATTTAAGCGGTTGGGGTGACGGCTATTTAGGTTAATTGTTCTTCTTTTAATGACTGAGAAATCCATCTAAAGCTGACTCTTTGGGCCAACCGAAGCCTACGAAActtgggtatgatggggcccgcCCTCTCTACCCTTCTTCACTTAAATACAATGTTAGATTGGTTGGCATAGTGCTTGAACCTGCAACCTAAAACACAAGTTCCTCAACCTTTGCCACTTGAGCTAAACCCTGGGGTCGGGTCACTAAGCATGAACTTCTTTTGGACCACTATTCATACACTATGGAAAATGCAAACTGATAGTATCTAAAGAGGACTATATAATCAGTGAAAGTTTTTGGGCAAATATAAAACTTCAATCAATCAATACCAATCAACTGTGCCTCAATCCCATTATACTCTCTATTTTCCCACTTTATTCATTTCAACACTGAATTATTTTACCAACTTTTAAGGCAAAAATAAGACTTATGATTGAATAACTCACCAGCCAAAAACCTCCAGAAACATGAGAGGGAAGCATTGATCTAATCAAGATAGGATAGTCTGATCCAAGACTTGCTTCAAGTTTCTCTGCTTTCACTATGGAAGCATTCCTTTCTTCATCCGAAGCATATACAAAATTCGACTTATCCCTCTTCGTTGGAGTAGCCACCCTATACACACAAATATGAACCACATTACATAACATAAATAATAGTAGTATAAGCTATTTCATTTTCACCTGCAACAAAGAaaaaaaccaattttttttttttttgtgttacctTCTAGGTATCATCACCCTTTCATAATAAATCACCTGTCCTCCAAAATGGGTGGATGAAATTTGTTAAAACAACCCCAAAAATAACCATAGAGTACTTTAACTGGGACCCAAAATGAAAAAGaatcagacaaaaaaaaaaaggtacttcTTTGTATTCAGGAGCAGGGTTTTTAGCAACACGAGGTGATCTTCGGACAGCAACTAGCTCTGTTGCTATAATCCGAGGTTTCGTCTTCTTCATCTGTGATTTCCcagaaacaaaaacaaaaaagcacAAAGAGAAAAAAGAGTAAAACATGAAAAAGGGAGGACCTTTTATGCAAAAGAGAGGGATAGATAAAAGAAGAGGAATGTACAGGAGAAGGTTTGGGGGAAGTGGAACTCTTGAGAGCTTGAGAAAGAAGAGGAAGATTGAGTTCCTCtattcttttcttgttttcttccaaTCTTTGCTGGCGCAACTCTTCATATTTCaccatttttttctttctttctttctggtTGTGGGATTTTGAGTAGAAAATAGAGAGCGCTATTGAGCAAGAAGATGAAGATTTTAACAAAAAGGTAAAGTTCATTCTTATAGAAAGTAGAGACTAGAGTCGACCGTTGGAATAGCACTTCGACTTCAGTCACCCACCCACGCACCCCCTTGGTACCTGCCCCATTAGGCCATTACTTCTGCATTTCTTGAATAGTGTACGGAATTTGCTTCTCATTGGGTAACTCTGTCTAATCAAACTGCCAAATTAGCCATTTcaaatctttttctttttgtggtaagatttttaaaaaagtTTCCTTTATTCTGGCAAATTTAAGGTCGTATTACTTACTAGTGTAAATGCTTACACGCGTTGGATGTTCGTAATAAATCAATTCGACTTACCATGTTTGAGTGATTAAATGAAAGTAAACATATACACTAATTAATAATGATTAAGTGATATGTATATTTAAACACATGTTATGAATTCATTGCTTTGATGTAAGTAAAAATTTCCCTTAATACTCCGTTTGTTCACACTATTTTCCTTTTAATCTGTTAAAAATGACATGTTTTTATATTAGAATACAACTTAAATTTGAACATCTCATTTTACTTTCAATGATATGATTTTTTGTAATTATAAAGATATCATAATATGTTTAAGATCTAAAGTAAAagcttttccttcttttttttttaaaaaaaaacatcatATCTAGTCAAATAGGTCCCCATAAAATGAAACGGATGAATAAATAGGAATAAGAAATGGTTAAATAGTTTCACACTATTTTTCACGAACAATCACTATGTTTCAATCCCAAATATGTTAAATCAATTAAATGAATCGGCAATATCCATTTCGTACGGTAAAAATTTCTATTAACTACTTCTATATATGCCAACGGTCAACCCAAGTACGGAATCGATAATATTAGCAAActcacacaacaacaacatacccaataaaATTCCACAAAATGAGATCTAGAaaagtagagtgtacgcagatcttaacCCTACGTTAGGAGGTTTCTTAGGAGGTAGAGGATATGAGCGAACTCACACAAGTGACGTTATTCTCTTTGAGAAAATACTGTTTTGCTTTCATTTTCTGATAACTATGTGGACCAAGGAagatttttcctcaaaaataaggTTCCCTCAAAAGGTTTCACTTGAAGTAGTAGCTAAACACCTCAAAAGTAAAGACACCCACTCTTGTGAGTGTTTGACCCTTTCTGATTCTAGAACCAAAAACTGTAAATACGAACACAAACAATATTTCTCTTGAAGCTATTCATGCACGTGAATATTACATCTCAAGAGGTCATTTACGAAACAAGGTTCTAAATATTAGCTTGTTTATATGCTACATCATTGGACCCCACTCGTAGGACTACAATGGTATGTTGTTTATAATCTACACCAGCAGAGTGAGAAATTCTGTACAATCAGAGTAAtgcaaaaatgaaatgaaagctTGGTAACAGTAACACTTAGTAAATTTATCTTTTTACACAGCAGACTCCATCCAAAATTTAGGTTAACATTTAGCCGATTTAAGTAATATACCTCCCGATTCCAGAGCATTGACTTTATTTCGCCAACAAAAGAACAAGCAGAGCCTAAGAGTCATTGTCATTTTTTCCTT
Coding sequences:
- the LOC132627875 gene encoding B3 domain-containing protein At5g42700-like, which translates into the protein MNFTFLLKSSSSCSIALSIFYSKSHNQKERKKKMVKYEELRQQRLEENKKRIEELNLPLLSQALKSSTSPKPSPMKKTKPRIIATELVAVRRSPRVAKNPAPEYKEVIYYERVMIPRRVATPTKRDKSNFVYASDEERNASIVKAEKLEASLGSDYPILIRSMLPSHVSGGFWLGLPSNFCRKNLPRRDDTITLIDERGEEWPTVYLAQKNGLSGGWKKFAVDHDLSDGDAILFHLIRPTKFKVYIIRVRNASESDSTETSSSEGF